A genomic stretch from Verrucomicrobiia bacterium includes:
- a CDS encoding ABC transporter ATP-binding protein produces MKRAILEVSNLCIQREGTRILDEVNWRVERGQHWAILGANGSGKTSLLSALTGYFMPTSGEIAVLNQHFGSSDWRELRKHIGLVSSSIRQLMADTEPALESVVSGKYAMIDYWGRITRADRARGLKLLEQIECLYLAERPWIYLSQGERQRVLIGRALMAKPRLLILDEPCAGLDPAATEHFLQFLQRLGQRADAPTLMLVTHHVEEIMPVFSHALVLKAGRVLASGKKVSVLNAKNLSRAFNTPLVLTKKSGRYRLTVTRSSRRVI; encoded by the coding sequence ATGAAGCGGGCGATTCTTGAGGTTTCCAATTTGTGCATTCAGCGCGAGGGCACGCGGATTCTCGATGAGGTGAACTGGCGCGTCGAGCGGGGACAGCATTGGGCGATTCTCGGCGCGAATGGTTCGGGGAAAACTTCTTTGTTAAGTGCGTTGACGGGTTATTTCATGCCAACGTCGGGCGAGATCGCGGTGTTGAATCAACATTTTGGATCGAGCGATTGGCGGGAGTTGCGCAAACACATTGGGCTGGTGAGTTCGTCCATTCGGCAACTCATGGCGGACACGGAACCGGCGCTGGAGTCGGTGGTGAGCGGCAAGTATGCGATGATTGATTATTGGGGGCGCATCACGCGGGCGGACCGGGCGCGCGGTTTGAAGTTGCTCGAACAGATCGAGTGTTTGTATCTCGCGGAGCGTCCGTGGATTTATCTTTCGCAGGGCGAACGGCAACGCGTCCTGATCGGGCGGGCGTTGATGGCCAAGCCGCGCTTGTTGATTTTGGATGAGCCGTGCGCGGGACTGGACCCGGCGGCGACGGAACATTTCCTGCAATTTCTCCAACGCCTGGGGCAGCGCGCGGATGCGCCGACGCTGATGTTGGTAACGCATCATGTGGAAGAAATTATGCCGGTGTTTTCGCATGCGCTGGTCTTGAAAGCCGGGCGTGTGCTGGCGTCGGGAAAGAAAGTTTCGGTGCTCAATGCGAAAAATCTTTCGCGGGCGTTCAACACGCCGCTGGTGTTGACGAAAAAATCGGGGCGCTA